One genomic region from Streptomyces sp. NBC_00457 encodes:
- a CDS encoding endo-beta-N-acetylglucosaminidase, whose translation MNPTRRTVLLAGAGAATVLLPSWQAVAAPKAAASAPYASYWYPDSLPSGSPGTGITWRSLKAWRAADDTDLAFNAASVPLAARFTPTPANPTARAGQARIQSLVSFGPTASNPSQGSATADYYALTHWAYIDELVFWGGSSGEGLILAPNAPIVDAAHRHGVTVLGNIFLPPVAYGGQLQWTRDLVQKDSAGRYPLAAQLVAVAEAYGFDGWFVNAETGGGNAALGADMLGFLRELKSLARAKGQRVTWYDSMTVKGSVSWQGALNSQNQPFFEAADDMFVDFRWTASSLASSGQRADQLGRSRYELWAGVDVEANGWNKSVNWDAMVPTGSAHVVSVGFYRPEWTRNHLPEGRTPGDFHAADDRFWTGRSLDPSKPDGTDSWRAPAVSVADRSTVTSVPFASAFNTGHGLRWYEDGKLTSQTPWNHLGLQDRLPSRRWVVRTEGERPSVTFDFADAWRGGSSVLVDGALDEPATVDLYATRLPVTGDTVVELTHRVDAGVVSVELAVATAEPGTPGGTPPYTYLPVNSAGGWQTVTVPLTGLTGTVRSLGVRLTATEGPVRWRLGALAVRGGRPPAPAAPAGLRITGASGGDLRFAWNATPGDVRHYTLHRLLPDGTRRFLGGTCQRAYFVGGLRPEQGEQAARFEVRAVGELYTSSAPVTVSHTW comes from the coding sequence GTGAACCCCACCAGACGCACCGTCCTGCTCGCCGGAGCCGGCGCGGCCACCGTGCTGCTGCCCTCGTGGCAGGCGGTGGCCGCTCCGAAGGCCGCCGCCTCCGCGCCGTACGCCTCGTACTGGTACCCGGACTCGCTGCCCTCCGGCTCCCCGGGCACCGGCATCACCTGGCGCAGCCTCAAGGCGTGGCGCGCGGCCGACGACACCGACCTCGCCTTCAACGCGGCGTCCGTTCCGCTCGCCGCGCGCTTCACGCCGACCCCGGCGAACCCGACCGCCCGTGCCGGGCAGGCCCGCATCCAGTCGCTGGTGTCCTTCGGGCCGACGGCGAGCAACCCCTCGCAGGGGTCGGCGACGGCGGACTACTACGCGCTCACGCACTGGGCGTACATCGACGAGCTGGTGTTCTGGGGCGGGTCGTCGGGCGAGGGGCTGATCCTGGCGCCCAACGCGCCGATCGTGGACGCCGCGCACCGCCACGGCGTGACCGTCCTCGGCAACATCTTCCTGCCGCCGGTCGCCTACGGCGGGCAGTTGCAGTGGACGCGGGACCTGGTGCAGAAGGACTCCGCCGGGCGGTATCCGCTCGCCGCGCAGCTTGTCGCGGTGGCGGAGGCGTACGGGTTCGACGGGTGGTTCGTGAACGCCGAGACCGGGGGCGGGAACGCCGCCCTCGGTGCGGACATGCTGGGGTTCCTTCGGGAGCTGAAGTCGCTCGCCAGGGCCAAGGGGCAGCGGGTGACCTGGTACGACTCGATGACCGTGAAAGGGTCGGTGAGCTGGCAGGGGGCGCTCAACTCGCAGAACCAGCCGTTCTTCGAGGCCGCCGACGACATGTTCGTGGACTTCCGCTGGACGGCGAGCAGCCTGGCGTCCTCGGGGCAGCGGGCGGATCAACTGGGCCGTAGCCGCTATGAGTTGTGGGCGGGGGTGGACGTCGAGGCGAACGGCTGGAACAAGTCCGTGAACTGGGACGCCATGGTGCCGACGGGTAGCGCGCATGTCGTGTCCGTCGGTTTCTACCGGCCCGAGTGGACACGCAACCATCTGCCCGAGGGCCGTACGCCCGGCGACTTCCACGCCGCCGACGACCGCTTCTGGACGGGACGGTCACTGGATCCCTCGAAGCCGGACGGTACGGACAGCTGGCGGGCGCCCGCGGTGTCCGTCGCGGACCGGTCCACGGTGACGTCCGTGCCGTTCGCGAGTGCGTTCAACACCGGGCACGGGCTGCGGTGGTACGAGGACGGAAAGCTCACGTCTCAGACGCCCTGGAACCATCTGGGGCTTCAGGACCGGTTGCCGTCCCGGCGGTGGGTGGTCCGTACGGAGGGTGAACGGCCGTCGGTCACCTTCGACTTCGCGGACGCCTGGCGGGGCGGCAGCAGTGTGCTGGTCGACGGCGCACTGGACGAGCCCGCGACCGTGGACCTGTATGCGACGCGGCTGCCGGTCACCGGCGACACGGTGGTCGAGCTGACCCATCGGGTCGACGCCGGGGTCGTGAGCGTCGAGCTGGCCGTCGCGACCGCCGAGCCGGGCACGCCGGGCGGGACACCGCCGTACACCTACCTCCCGGTGAACTCGGCGGGCGGCTGGCAGACCGTGACCGTCCCGCTCACCGGCCTGACCGGGACCGTCCGCTCCCTCGGCGTCCGGCTCACGGCCACCGAAGGACCCGTCCGCTGGCGGCTCGGCGCTCTCGCCGTACGCGGCGGTCGGCCCCCGGCCCCGGCCGCCCCCGCCGGCCTCCGCATCACCGGCGCGTCCGGCGGCGACCTGCGCTTCGCCTGGAACGCCACACCCGGCGACGTACGCCACTACACCCTCCACCGCCTCCTGCCCGACGGCACCCGGCGCTTCCTCGGCGGCACCTGCCAGCGGGCCTACTTCGTCGGCGGCCTGCGGCCCGAGCAGGGCGAGCAGGCGGCACGGTTCGAAGTGCGTGCCGTGGGGGAGCTGTACACCTCGTCGGCACCTGTGACCGTCAGCCACACCTGGTAA
- a CDS encoding glycoside hydrolase 5 family protein, whose translation MPAAVRFGVNYTPSVGWFHHWLDFDLDSVRADLDSIAALDLDHIRVFPLWPYFQPNRTLIRPRAVEQLLQLVDAAAERGLDVNVDGLQGHLSSFDFLPSWTRTWHRRNLFTDPDVIEGQATFLRTLADALADRPNFLGMTLGNEVNQFSAGPHPDPDRATGAQIDAWLERMLAACEEGAPGKLHLHAEYDATWYQDDQPFTPAQAARRGALTAVHSWVFNGTAQRHGRTSVPTEHHAAYLIELSKAWADDPRRPVWLQEVGAPAPLIPAEHAAAFTEATVTHALDCTDLWGITWWCSHDVSRDLADFPELEYGLGLLTNDRRPKEAGLVLARAAREHTYAPKPRTIALVVPADPAVRSVCAPGGPVFEAFFRLTADGARPTTVLDVRADDKDHLAARGITEVVRPDQVLPTPQGGTRS comes from the coding sequence ATGCCTGCTGCCGTGCGCTTCGGCGTCAACTACACCCCCAGCGTGGGGTGGTTCCACCACTGGCTCGACTTCGACCTGGACTCCGTACGCGCCGATCTCGACTCGATCGCCGCGCTGGACCTGGACCACATCCGGGTCTTCCCGCTGTGGCCCTACTTCCAGCCCAACCGCACCCTCATCCGCCCGCGAGCCGTCGAGCAGCTGCTCCAACTCGTCGACGCCGCCGCCGAACGCGGGCTCGACGTCAACGTGGACGGTCTGCAAGGGCACTTGAGCAGCTTCGACTTCCTGCCGTCCTGGACGCGGACCTGGCACCGGCGCAACCTGTTCACCGACCCGGACGTCATCGAGGGCCAGGCGACCTTCCTGCGCACCCTCGCCGACGCGCTCGCCGACCGGCCCAACTTCCTCGGCATGACCCTGGGCAACGAGGTCAACCAGTTCTCGGCCGGTCCGCATCCCGACCCCGACCGGGCCACCGGCGCGCAGATCGACGCCTGGCTGGAGCGGATGCTCGCCGCCTGCGAGGAGGGCGCCCCCGGCAAGCTCCATCTGCACGCCGAGTACGACGCGACCTGGTACCAGGACGACCAGCCGTTCACCCCGGCCCAGGCCGCCCGGCGCGGCGCGCTGACGGCCGTGCACTCCTGGGTCTTCAACGGCACCGCCCAGCGACACGGCCGTACGTCCGTGCCCACCGAGCACCACGCCGCCTATCTCATCGAGCTGAGCAAGGCGTGGGCCGACGATCCACGCCGGCCCGTCTGGCTCCAGGAGGTCGGCGCCCCCGCGCCGCTGATCCCGGCCGAGCATGCCGCCGCGTTCACCGAGGCGACCGTCACGCACGCGCTGGACTGCACGGACCTGTGGGGCATCACCTGGTGGTGCTCCCACGACGTGTCCCGGGACCTGGCCGACTTTCCCGAACTCGAGTACGGGCTCGGGCTGTTGACCAATGACCGGCGCCCCAAGGAGGCGGGGCTCGTGCTGGCGCGCGCGGCCCGGGAGCACACCTACGCCCCCAAGCCCCGGACCATCGCACTCGTCGTACCCGCCGACCCCGCAGTCCGCTCGGTGTGTGCCCCGGGCGGACCCGTCTTCGAGGCGTTCTTCCGGCTCACCGCCGACGGCGCCCGCCCCACCACCGTCCTCGACGTGCGCGCCGACGACAAGGACCACCTCGCCGCGCGCGGCATCACCGAGGTCGTACGTCCCGACCAGGTACTCCCCACCCCACAAGGAGGCACCCGCTCGTGA
- a CDS encoding carbohydrate ABC transporter permease, giving the protein MSVIEKARPVERPAAAREPRVTDEHGRRVRGWELALRYVLLLAVLALTVGPFLWQLSTSLKGPTEDIYTSPPKFLPGDPTLHNYERVSETIPVWDYALNSLKVATANVVTNCVGSALAGYALARLRYRGRRAATLAFILAMLVPVEGIIIAQFTTMRELGLNNTLVGVVLPGCIGAMNVLLMRNAFLNLPYEIEEAAFVDGANVWQRFARIALPSVKGTLAVVAIFAFMGAWDDFLWPLIVLSDPSKFTLTIGLNYLHGTFANDERLVAAGTVIAVAPLIVLFACLQRYFFRGVGEGAVKG; this is encoded by the coding sequence GTGAGCGTGATCGAGAAGGCACGACCGGTCGAGCGGCCGGCCGCCGCACGGGAGCCCCGCGTCACCGACGAACACGGCCGCCGTGTCCGCGGCTGGGAACTCGCCCTGCGGTACGTCCTGTTGCTGGCCGTCCTCGCCCTCACGGTCGGCCCGTTCCTCTGGCAGCTCTCCACATCGCTGAAGGGCCCGACCGAGGACATCTACACCTCCCCGCCGAAGTTCCTGCCGGGCGACCCGACGCTCCACAACTACGAGCGCGTCTCCGAGACCATCCCGGTCTGGGACTACGCCCTCAACTCGCTCAAGGTCGCCACGGCCAACGTCGTCACCAACTGCGTCGGCTCGGCACTCGCGGGCTACGCCCTCGCCCGGCTCCGCTACCGGGGCCGCCGGGCCGCCACGCTCGCCTTCATCCTGGCGATGCTCGTGCCGGTGGAGGGCATCATCATCGCCCAGTTCACGACCATGCGGGAGCTGGGCCTCAACAACACCCTGGTCGGCGTGGTCCTGCCGGGCTGTATCGGCGCGATGAACGTGCTGCTGATGCGCAACGCCTTCCTCAACCTGCCGTACGAGATCGAGGAGGCGGCCTTCGTCGACGGCGCCAACGTGTGGCAGCGGTTCGCGCGGATCGCCCTGCCGTCCGTGAAGGGCACCCTCGCCGTCGTCGCCATCTTCGCCTTCATGGGCGCCTGGGACGACTTCCTGTGGCCGCTCATCGTGCTGAGCGACCCGTCCAAGTTCACGCTGACCATCGGCCTCAACTATCTGCACGGCACCTTCGCCAACGACGAACGGCTCGTCGCCGCGGGCACGGTCATCGCCGTGGCACCGCTGATCGTCCTCTTCGCCTGTCTCCAGCGGTACTTCTTCCGCGGGGTCGGCGAGGGAGCGGTGAAGGGCTGA
- a CDS encoding carbohydrate ABC transporter permease — translation MSTVSRVRRQLPASPWLFAAPGLLVIGAFILYPFISTLINAFTDRRTLIPGEFVGLANFRELLHDDMFWIGLRNSTLYVVGVVPALVILPLLLALLVQKNIPGITFFRSAFYTPVVASIVVVGLIWVWLLDERGLVNSLLETVGVGRIGFLSDQWLLLLSAMAVTVWKGLGYYMIIYLAALAHVPRELHEAAAVDGAGAVRRFLTVTVPAVRSTMVLVGALSSVAAFKVFSEVYLMAGPSGGPAGEDTTLVMLVQRTGTGLTGRVGYASAISVVVFVVTVVLMLLVLRADRREDG, via the coding sequence ATGTCCACCGTGTCCCGGGTGCGGCGCCAACTACCGGCGAGTCCCTGGCTGTTCGCCGCTCCCGGCCTGCTGGTCATCGGCGCGTTCATCCTCTACCCGTTCATCTCCACGCTGATCAACGCCTTCACCGACCGCCGCACGCTGATCCCCGGCGAGTTCGTGGGCCTCGCCAACTTCCGCGAGCTGCTCCACGACGACATGTTCTGGATCGGCCTGCGCAACAGCACGCTCTACGTCGTCGGAGTCGTCCCCGCGCTGGTGATCCTGCCTCTGCTGCTTGCGCTGCTGGTGCAGAAGAACATCCCCGGCATCACCTTCTTCCGCTCCGCCTTCTACACCCCGGTCGTCGCGTCGATCGTGGTGGTCGGACTGATCTGGGTGTGGCTGCTCGACGAACGCGGCCTGGTGAACTCGCTGTTGGAGACGGTCGGCGTCGGCCGCATCGGCTTCCTCAGTGACCAGTGGCTGCTGCTGCTCAGCGCGATGGCGGTCACGGTCTGGAAGGGCCTCGGCTACTACATGATCATTTACCTGGCCGCGCTCGCCCATGTGCCGCGCGAGCTGCACGAGGCCGCCGCTGTGGACGGCGCGGGTGCGGTGCGGCGCTTCCTCACGGTCACCGTGCCCGCTGTCCGGTCGACCATGGTGCTGGTCGGGGCGCTGTCGTCGGTGGCTGCCTTCAAGGTGTTCTCGGAGGTCTACCTGATGGCAGGGCCGAGTGGTGGTCCTGCCGGTGAGGACACGACGCTCGTGATGCTCGTCCAACGCACTGGTACGGGTCTGACAGGCCGTGTCGGTTACGCCTCCGCCATCTCGGTCGTCGTCTTCGTCGTTACCGTCGTGCTGATGCTGCTGGTGCTGCGGGCCGATCGGAGGGAGGACGGGTGA
- a CDS encoding ABC transporter substrate-binding protein yields the protein MPISRRALAAAFAVCVLLPLSACGSGDDGGSTDASGKVEGDITFQTWNLRANFKDYFEGLIADFEKKYPGTNVKWVDQPAEGYADKISADAAGGTLPDVVNVSPDLVAPLAKAGLALDLDKAAAQYKKEYLDGAWASHQIPGMTGTYAFPWYLNTGPLFYNKSLFEEAGLDADQPPTTYDELFADALQIAQKTDGKVATLANVPTIEDFGRYGVPLMNKEGTAFTFNDAKGIELLTRYKELYDAKALDPQALTATPESSGKKFLTEAVAMNPGSALDLGNFKKQAPNLYKNIGITDQITSTGHVNMYVMGVMVNAQTKRTPAAVAFAHYVTDAAHQMSFAKKVAIFPSTAGSLDDPYFTKEDGTDETRVRVAAAKSLKTAVNYTPVLFSEQMKTELRNEVAKALQGKESPKEALDNAVEACDRLLQQQG from the coding sequence GTGCCCATTTCCCGCAGAGCCCTAGCCGCCGCTTTCGCCGTCTGTGTCCTGCTGCCGCTGAGTGCCTGCGGCTCCGGCGACGACGGCGGCTCGACCGACGCCTCGGGCAAGGTCGAGGGCGACATCACCTTCCAGACCTGGAATCTCCGCGCCAACTTCAAGGACTACTTCGAGGGCTTGATCGCCGACTTCGAGAAGAAGTACCCCGGCACGAACGTCAAGTGGGTCGACCAGCCCGCCGAGGGCTACGCCGACAAGATCAGCGCGGACGCCGCCGGCGGCACCCTCCCCGACGTCGTCAACGTCTCGCCCGACCTGGTCGCCCCGCTCGCCAAGGCGGGCCTCGCGCTGGACCTCGACAAGGCCGCCGCCCAGTACAAGAAGGAGTACCTGGACGGCGCCTGGGCCAGCCATCAGATACCGGGCATGACCGGGACGTACGCCTTCCCCTGGTACCTCAACACCGGCCCGCTGTTCTACAACAAGTCCCTGTTCGAGGAGGCCGGACTCGACGCCGACCAGCCGCCGACGACGTACGACGAACTCTTCGCCGACGCCCTGCAGATCGCGCAGAAGACCGACGGCAAGGTCGCCACGCTCGCCAACGTCCCCACCATCGAGGACTTCGGCCGCTACGGCGTCCCGCTCATGAACAAGGAGGGCACCGCCTTCACCTTCAACGACGCGAAGGGCATCGAACTGCTCACCAGGTACAAGGAGTTGTACGACGCCAAGGCCCTCGACCCGCAGGCGCTGACCGCCACCCCGGAGTCGTCCGGCAAGAAGTTCCTCACCGAGGCCGTCGCCATGAACCCCGGCAGCGCGCTGGACCTCGGCAACTTCAAGAAGCAGGCGCCCAACCTGTACAAGAACATCGGCATCACCGACCAGATCACCAGCACCGGCCACGTCAACATGTACGTGATGGGCGTGATGGTGAACGCGCAGACCAAGCGGACGCCCGCCGCGGTCGCCTTCGCGCACTACGTCACCGACGCCGCGCACCAGATGTCCTTCGCCAAGAAGGTCGCGATCTTCCCGAGCACCGCCGGCTCGCTGGACGACCCGTACTTCACCAAGGAGGACGGGACGGACGAGACGCGGGTGCGGGTGGCCGCCGCCAAGTCGCTGAAGACCGCCGTCAATTACACGCCCGTGCTGTTCAGTGAGCAGATGAAGACGGAGCTGCGCAACGAGGTCGCCAAGGCGTTGCAGGGCAAGGAGAGCCCCAAGGAAGCCCTCGACAACGCTGTCGAGGCCTGCGACCGGCTCCTTCAGCAGCAGGGGTAG
- a CDS encoding LacI family DNA-binding transcriptional regulator, with protein MSGKRSPARRPTMKDIARHAGVSQSAVSFALNGRPGVSEDTRDRVRQVAEELGWRPSTAARALSGEGAATVGFVLARPAETLGVDSFFLQLVSGIQEVLAERHLGLLFQVVEDIEDECAVYRRWWAEHRVDGVLVVDPRTDDPRPDLLDELGLPAVVIGGAPDERHPGLSTVWADDAGAMAAVVDELYALGHRRIVHIAGLPGLAHTERRVRTLRAEAGRRGLTGVDSVTTDYSDAEGAAVTRRVLAAPAPPTALIYDNDVMALAGVAAATELGFSVPADVSVVAWEDSALCRMVKPWLSALSRDSVEFGRTAARELTALVDGGPARTVRVPVPRLIVRASTGRSAGWAGGGRVSSAAP; from the coding sequence ATGTCAGGCAAGCGCTCACCGGCCCGCAGACCGACGATGAAGGACATCGCGCGGCACGCCGGCGTCTCGCAGAGCGCCGTCTCCTTCGCGCTGAACGGCCGGCCCGGGGTCTCCGAGGACACCCGCGACCGGGTGCGGCAGGTCGCCGAGGAACTGGGCTGGCGGCCCAGCACGGCGGCCCGCGCGCTGTCCGGGGAGGGCGCGGCCACGGTCGGCTTCGTCCTCGCCAGGCCGGCCGAGACGCTGGGTGTGGACTCGTTCTTCCTGCAACTCGTCTCGGGCATCCAGGAGGTGCTGGCCGAGCGTCATCTCGGGCTGCTCTTCCAGGTCGTGGAGGACATCGAGGACGAGTGCGCGGTGTACCGGCGCTGGTGGGCCGAGCACCGCGTGGACGGTGTCCTCGTGGTCGACCCGCGCACCGACGATCCCCGGCCGGACCTGCTCGACGAGCTGGGCCTGCCGGCCGTGGTGATCGGCGGCGCCCCGGACGAACGGCACCCCGGCCTGTCCACGGTGTGGGCGGACGACGCGGGCGCGATGGCCGCGGTCGTCGACGAGCTGTACGCGCTCGGGCACCGGCGGATCGTGCACATCGCGGGACTGCCGGGGCTCGCGCACACCGAGCGCCGGGTCCGCACGCTGCGCGCCGAGGCCGGACGGCGCGGGCTGACCGGCGTGGACTCGGTGACCACCGACTACTCCGACGCGGAGGGCGCGGCCGTGACCCGTCGCGTGCTCGCTGCCCCCGCTCCCCCGACCGCGCTCATCTACGACAACGACGTGATGGCCCTCGCCGGGGTCGCCGCCGCCACCGAGCTGGGCTTCTCGGTGCCGGCGGACGTGTCGGTGGTGGCGTGGGAGGACTCTGCTCTGTGCCGCATGGTCAAGCCGTGGCTCTCCGCGCTGTCCCGGGACAGCGTGGAGTTCGGGCGTACGGCGGCGAGGGAGCTGACTGCGCTGGTGGACGGGGGGCCGGCGCGGACGGTTCGGGTGCCGGTGCCGCGGTTGATTGTGCGGGCCAGTACGGGGCGCTCCGCGGGTTGGGCGGGGGGCGGTCGTGTGTCGTCTGCGGCGCCGTAG
- a CDS encoding alpha/beta hydrolase family protein: MRFRGTVRIVLALVLSAAVGCTSSDGGDDEQARPSPSASPRTTTQSPTPSPTPVNPVSIPGLIEREHTGSGLKLGTVLARTDAYTSYEVTYEANGLTISGLMNIPTGKGPFPALVLAHGYIDPDIYTTGRGLNREQDLLARNGYVVLHTDYRNHARSDKDADNDVNLRLGYTEDVIGAAKALRAAGRPEIDGDRIGLLGRSMGGGVVYNTLVVAPGLFDAAVAFAPVSGHPEENIDQFQRPEGDPLVGQIEAEHGTPKENPKFWREVSPLTYLDRVTEPLLIHHGTVDDTCPIAWTRHTVAAFEKAGKDVELRTYRGEGHTFYGQWPRSMETTMNFFEEHLR, encoded by the coding sequence ATGCGGTTTAGGGGAACGGTCCGTATCGTGCTCGCTCTGGTGCTGTCTGCCGCCGTGGGCTGTACGTCCAGTGACGGCGGCGATGACGAGCAGGCGCGCCCCAGTCCATCGGCGTCGCCCCGCACCACCACGCAGAGCCCCACGCCCTCCCCCACCCCGGTCAACCCCGTGTCCATCCCCGGCCTGATCGAGCGCGAGCACACCGGTTCCGGGTTGAAGCTCGGCACCGTGCTGGCCCGTACCGACGCCTACACCAGCTACGAGGTGACGTACGAGGCGAACGGGCTGACGATCTCGGGGCTCATGAACATCCCCACGGGCAAGGGGCCGTTCCCGGCGCTCGTCCTCGCGCACGGCTATATCGATCCGGACATCTACACCACCGGCCGCGGGCTGAACCGTGAGCAGGATCTTCTCGCCCGTAACGGCTATGTCGTCCTGCACACCGACTACCGGAATCACGCCAGGTCGGACAAGGATGCCGACAATGACGTGAATCTCCGGCTCGGGTACACCGAGGACGTCATCGGGGCGGCGAAGGCGCTGCGGGCGGCCGGGCGGCCGGAGATCGACGGTGACCGGATCGGACTGCTGGGGCGGTCGATGGGTGGGGGTGTCGTTTACAACACCCTGGTGGTGGCTCCCGGGTTGTTCGACGCCGCCGTTGCCTTCGCTCCGGTCAGTGGGCACCCGGAGGAGAACATCGACCAGTTCCAGCGCCCCGAAGGGGACCCGCTCGTCGGCCAGATCGAGGCCGAGCACGGTACGCCCAAGGAGAACCCGAAGTTCTGGCGCGAGGTGTCCCCGCTCACTTACCTCGACCGGGTCACCGAGCCGCTTCTGATCCATCACGGCACCGTCGACGACACCTGCCCCATCGCCTGGACCCGGCACACCGTGGCCGCGTTCGAGAAGGCGGGCAAGGATGTCGAGTTGCGGACCTATCGCGGCGAGGGCCACACCTTCTACGGGCAGTGGCCGCGCTCGATGGAGACCACGATGAACTTCTTCGAGGAGCATCTGCGCTGA
- a CDS encoding alpha-L-fucosidase yields the protein MTVSRRLFVTGATAVTALAATGIPAAAAPAEAEDPRYRIPVSPDDTEADLVRKASQVRPTARQIAWQRLERTAFLHFGVNTFTGLEWGTGDEDPDVFQPAGLDTDQWARALRDGGFQLAILTVKHHDGFVLHPSRYTDHTVASSSWQNGHGDVLRSFADAMRRHGLKVGVYISPADENQYLHGVYANGSARTTHTIPTLVAGDDRTPRESYSLPATDYGAHMLNHLYEVLTEYGPIDEVWFDGAQGRIPPDKVEKYDWDSWYTLVRSLAPDAVIAVSGPDVRWVGNEGGLAREDEWSVVPVQEKDYGRTDYALAYDAPDMGSRDALVAAQPVADYLQWWPAECDVSIRDGWFYHADQQPKSVAQLTDIYFRSVGRNSVLLLNIPPDTDGLLPAADVVRLREFRERVDRELPEDLARGARVTASPGRVTLDLGKEREVDRVRLAEDIRHGQQVESFVVEAHVDGAWTEVTGAGTVGASRILLLAAPVRARRWRLRVTGARSAVRITEFGLYRSRV from the coding sequence ATGACTGTCTCCAGACGCCTCTTCGTCACCGGAGCGACCGCCGTCACCGCGCTCGCCGCGACCGGAATCCCCGCGGCGGCCGCACCCGCCGAGGCCGAAGATCCCCGCTACCGCATCCCCGTCTCCCCGGACGACACCGAGGCCGACCTCGTCCGCAAGGCGTCCCAAGTCCGGCCCACCGCACGGCAGATCGCCTGGCAGCGGCTGGAACGGACCGCGTTCCTGCACTTCGGCGTGAACACTTTCACCGGTCTGGAATGGGGCACCGGCGACGAGGACCCCGACGTCTTCCAGCCGGCCGGCCTCGACACCGACCAATGGGCCAGAGCCCTGCGCGACGGCGGCTTCCAGCTCGCCATCCTCACCGTCAAGCACCACGACGGCTTTGTGCTCCACCCCTCCCGCTACACCGACCACACCGTGGCCTCCAGCAGCTGGCAGAACGGACACGGCGACGTACTGCGCTCCTTCGCCGACGCCATGCGCCGCCACGGCCTCAAGGTCGGCGTCTACATCTCGCCCGCCGACGAGAACCAGTACCTCCACGGCGTCTACGCCAACGGCAGCGCCCGCACCACGCACACCATCCCCACGCTCGTCGCGGGCGACGACCGCACACCACGGGAGTCGTACAGCCTCCCGGCCACCGACTACGGCGCCCACATGCTCAACCACCTCTACGAAGTGCTCACCGAGTACGGCCCGATCGACGAGGTCTGGTTCGACGGAGCCCAAGGGCGCATCCCGCCGGACAAGGTCGAGAAGTACGACTGGGACAGCTGGTACACCCTGGTGCGGTCACTCGCCCCGGACGCGGTGATCGCGGTCTCCGGCCCGGACGTGCGGTGGGTCGGCAACGAAGGCGGGCTGGCCCGCGAGGACGAGTGGAGCGTCGTACCGGTCCAGGAGAAGGACTACGGCCGGACCGACTACGCCCTCGCCTACGACGCCCCGGACATGGGCAGCCGTGACGCCCTCGTGGCGGCGCAGCCGGTGGCGGACTACCTCCAGTGGTGGCCGGCCGAGTGCGATGTGTCCATCCGGGACGGCTGGTTCTACCATGCCGACCAACAACCCAAGAGCGTGGCGCAGTTGACGGACATCTACTTCCGGTCCGTCGGGCGCAACTCGGTTCTGCTGCTCAACATCCCGCCGGACACCGACGGGTTGCTGCCCGCCGCCGACGTGGTCCGGCTGCGGGAGTTCCGCGAGCGCGTCGACCGGGAGCTGCCCGAGGACCTGGCGCGGGGAGCCCGTGTCACGGCCTCACCCGGGCGGGTCACACTCGACCTCGGAAAGGAGCGGGAGGTGGACCGTGTCCGGCTGGCCGAGGACATCCGGCACGGTCAGCAGGTGGAGAGCTTCGTCGTCGAGGCCCACGTGGACGGCGCCTGGACGGAGGTGACCGGGGCGGGGACGGTCGGCGCGAGCCGGATCCTCCTGCTGGCGGCTCCGGTGCGGGCCCGCCGGTGGCGGCTGCGGGTGACCGGCGCCCGGAGTGCCGTACGGATCACGGAGTTCGGGCTGTACCGGTCCCGGGTCTGA